Proteins co-encoded in one Brassica rapa cultivar Chiifu-401-42 chromosome A02, CAAS_Brap_v3.01, whole genome shotgun sequence genomic window:
- the LOC103868181 gene encoding probable 2-oxoglutarate-dependent dioxygenase AOP1 produces MGSDSTPQLPVIYLSDQTLKPGSEKWVEVRNDVRKALEDYGAFEVSYDRVSEELKQSVLEAMKELFELPVEAKRRNVSPKPYTGYSTHNGLSESLGIQDAEVLEKVNEFTQLLRPDFEGNKSISETIQKFSEKLAELDVMVRRMVMESFGIEKYFDEHLKSTNYRLRLMKYIAPPDVDTNVAAGANDAGDGSNDAGASDNANVVADTSDIASGIANVHINDDANIGATANGDIGADVDAKTSDFASVESKADVSTNVNANADANANTGTLSSAGVGDSVTANGGADDEEKKLGLPSHTDKNLFTVLYQYEIEGLEVLTKDEKWIRLKPSHNSFVVMAGDSVYALMNGRLFRPFHRVRVTEKKKTRYSIALFSTPNAGYIIEPPKELVDEKHPRVFKPFTYVDLMSFYHTEGGRRARSTLHAYCAVSEA; encoded by the exons ATGGGTTCAGACAGTACTCCCCAACTTCCAGTGATCTATCTCTCGGACCAAACCCTAAAACCAGGAAGTGAGAAGTGGGTTGAAGTGAGGAATGATGTCCGTAAAGCTCTTGAAGACTACGGAGCTTTCGAGGTGTCATATGATAGAGTGTCAGAGGAGCTAAAGCAATCGGTTTTGGAAGCCATGAAAGAGCTTTTCGAGTTACCAGTTGAGGCTAAACGGAGGAACGTGTCTCCAAAACCCTACACTGGATACTCGACTCATAATGGTCTTTCCGAGAGTTTGGGGATCCAGGATGCCGAGGTTTTGGAGAAAGTTAACGAATTTACTCAACTGCTACGCCCTGATTTTGAGGGTAACAAGAGTATCAG CGAAACAATCCAGAAGTTTTCAGAGAAGCTAGCAGAATTGGATGTAATGGTGAGAAGAATGGTTATGGAGAGCTTTGGGATAGAGAAGTACTTTGATGAACACCTCAAGTCAACGAATTACCGTCTGCGACTGATGAAGTATATAGCACCTCCTGATGTTGATACTAATGTTGCAGCGGGTGCTAATGATGCTGGTGATGGTTCTAATGATGCTGGTGCTAGTGATAATGCCAATGTTGTTGCTGATACTAGTGATATTGCTAGTGGTATTGCTAATGTTCATATTAATGATGACGCCAATATTGGTGCTACGGCTAATGGCGACATTGGTGCTGATGTTGATGCTAAAACTAGTGATTTTGCTAGTGTTGAGTCTAAAGCCGACGTTAGTACCAATGTTAATGCTAATGCTGATGCCAATGCTAATACTGGTACTCTCAGTAGTGCTGGTGTTGGTGATAGTGTTACAGCTAATGGTGGTGCTGatgatgaggagaagaaattgGGTTTACCTTCTCATACTGATAAAAATCTTTTCACTGTGCTTTATCAATATGAGATTGAAGGTTTGGAGGTGTTAACCAAAGATGAAAAGTGGATCAGACTGAAACCATCTCATAACTCTTTCGTTGTTATGGCTGGAGATTCTGTATAT GCACTTATGAATGGTAGACTATTTCGTCCTTTTCATCGAGTGAGAGTAACAGAGAAAAAGAAGACAAGATATTCAATAGCATTGTTCTCGACTCCAAACGCAGGCTACATCATAGAACCACCAAAAGAACTTGTGGACGAAAAGCATCCACGAGTCTTCAAACCATTCACTTATGTTGACTTGATGAGTTTCTATCACACTGAGGGTGGTCGTAGAGCTCGTTCTACTCTTCATGCTTATTGCGCCGTCTCTGAAGCATGA
- the LOC103868180 gene encoding serine/threonine-protein phosphatase BSL1 has translation MGTKPFVHPAPQYKTIETFWDEEEDAPGPRCAHTLTAVAATKTHGPRLILFGGATAIEGGNSPSVPGIRLAGVTNSVHSYDVLTRKWTRLKPAGEPPSPRAAHAAAAVGTMVVFQGGIGPAGHSTDDLYVLDMTNDKYKWHRVVVQGEGPGPRYGHVMDLVSQRYLVTVTGNDGKRALSDAWALDTAQKPYAWQRLNPDGDRPSARMYASGSARSDGMFLLCGGRDTLGVPQGDAYGLLMHRNGQWEWTLAPGVAPSPRYQHAAVFVGARLHVSGGVLRGGRVIDAEACVAVLDTAAGVWLDKNGQVTSARGSKVQMDQDPSFELMRRCRHGAASVGIRIYVHGGLRGDVLLDDFLVAENSTFQSDISSPLSASSDRTQQSSTPRFSYAARPPSGSEPASEGMSLDENSLEKLTEASAAEAQVASSVWRAAQLSSASLDEEPSASDGSSPTVETITDYPETEGDVRLHPRAVVVAKETVGSLGGMVRQLSLDQFQNESRRMVPMNNSDVPQPTKKFTRQRSPQGLHKKVISALLRPRNWKPPGNRKFFLDSYEVGELCYAAEQIFMHEQTVLQLKAPIKVFGDLHGQFGDLMRLFDEYGFPSTAGDVTYIDYLFLGDYVDRGQHSLETITLLLALKIEYPENVHLIRGNHEAADINALFGFRLECIERMGENDGIWAWTRFNQLFNYLPLAALIENKIICMHGGIGRSISSVEQIEKIERPITMDAGSLILMDLLWSDPTENDSIEGLRPNARGPGLVTFGPDRVTEFCKKNKLQLIIRAHECVMDGFERFAQGQLITLFSATNYCGTANNAGAILVVGRGLVIVPKLIHPLPPPILSPENSPEHSGDDAWMQELNIQRPPTPTRGRPQPDFDRSSLAYI, from the exons ATGGGCACGAAACCGTTTGTACATCCAGCTCCTCAGTACAAAACCATAGAAACCTTTTGGGACGAGGAAGAAGACGCCCCTGGTCCTAGATGCGCTCATACACTTACAGCCGTTGCAGCTACCAAGACTCACGGCCCTCGTCTCATACTCTTCGGCGGCGCCACCGCTATTGAGGGCGGGAACTCTCCCTCCGTACCTGGGATCA GGTTAGCTGGTGTCACCAACTCGGTTCATTCTTATGATGTTCTCACTAGGAAGTGGACAAG GCTTAAACCGGCTGGTGAGCCTCCTTCCCCTAGGGCTGCTCACGCCGCAGCTGCTGTTGGCACCATGGTCGTTTTTCAG GGTGGCATTGGCCCAGCCGGGCATTCTACGGATGATCTTTACGTTCTTGACATGACTAATGATAAGTACAAGTGGCATAG GGTGGTAGTTCAAGGGGAGGGTCCAGGCCCTCGCTATGGTCATGTTATGGATTTAGTTTCTCAGAGGTATCTTGTCACCGTCACCGGAAATGATG GGAAACGAGCTCTCTCTGACGCTTGGGCATTGGATACAGCTCAGAAACCATATGCATGGCAGAGATTGAACCCTGATGGTGACCGACCAAGTGCTAGGAT GTATGCTTCTGGCAGTGCTCGTTCTGATGGCATGTTTTTACTCTGCGGGGGAAGAGACACCTTGGGGGTG CCACAGGGAGATGCTTACGGTTTACTCATGCATAGAAATGGTCAGTGGGAATGGACTCTGGCTCCAGGTGTGGCCCCTTCTCCAAGATACCAGCATGCAGCG GTATTTGTAGGTGCAAGATTGCATGTCAGCGGTGGCGTTCTGAGAGGAGGCCGCGTGATAGATGCTGAAGCATGTGTTGCAG TGCTTGATACTGCTGCCGGTGTATGGTTGGACAAAAATGGGCAAGTGACCTCTGCGCGTGGCAGTAAAGTACAAATGGATCAAGATCCGTCTTTTGAACTTATGAGACGCTGTCGCCATGGTGCTGCATCAGTTGGTATCCGTATCTATGTACATGGTGGTCTTAGAGGAG ATGTGTTGCTTGACGATTTTCTAGTCGCTGAAAATTCAACATTCCAGTCAGACATCAGTTCTCCTCTGTCAGCATCATCAGATAGAACCCAACAAAGCTCTACTCCCAGGTTTTCTTATGCCGCACGACCTCCTTCAGGCTCTGAACCAGCATCCGAAGGAATGAG CTTGGATGAAAATTCCTTGGAGAAATTGACGGAGGCTTCTGCGGCCGAAGCCCAAGTAGCTAGTTCTGTTTGGCGAGCTGCACAATTAAGTTCTGCTTCTCTAGATGAAGAACCCTCTGCATCTGATGGCAGCTCTCCAACAGTAGAAACCATTACTGATTATCCTGAAACTGAAGGAGATGTCCGGCTTCATCCAAGAGCT GTTGTGGTAGCAAAGGAGACGGTAGGCAGTCTAGGCGGCATGGTGAGACAGCTAAGCTTGGATCAGTTTCAGAACGAGAGCCGGCGGATGGTTCCCATGAATAATAGCGATGTGCCACAACCCACCAAGAAGTTCACGCGACAGAGGTCTCCTCAAGGCCTGCATAAAAAG GTCATTTCTGCTTTGTTGAGACCTCGAAACTGGAAACCTCCTGGGAATAGGAAGTTTTTCTTGGATTCTTACGAAGTTGGGGAACTCTGTTACGCTGCTGAACAAATATTTATGCATGAGCAAACGGTTCTTCAGCTAAAAGCTCCTATTAAAGTCTTTGGTGATCTCCATGGGCAATTCGGCGATTTGATGCGGTTGTTTGATGAGTATGGATTCCCTTCAACAGCTGGAGATGTCAC GTatattgattatttatttttgggagATTATGTCGACCGGGGGCAACACAGCCTGGAGACTATAACTTTGCTGCTTGCATTGAAG ATTGAATATCCGGAGAATGTTCACTTGATTCGTGGAAATCACGAGGCTGCTGATATCAATGCCCTATTTGGTTTCCGTCTTGAGTGCATAGAAAGAATG ggAGAGAATGATGGGATCTGGGCGTGGACAAGATTCAATCAACTTTTCAATTATCTTCCCCTGGCTGCTCTCATCGAGAACAAAATTATATGTATGCATGGTGGGATTGGGAGGTCAATCAGTTCAGTGGAGCAGATCGAAAAAATCGAAAGGCCAATAACAATGGATGCTGGATCCCTTATTCTTATGGATTTATTATG GTCTGATCCTACAGAGAATGATAGTATAGAGGGTTTGAGACCAAACGCCAGAGGACCCGGACTTGTCACGTTTGGG CCTGATCGAGTTACAGAGTTCTGTAAGAAGAATAAACTACAGCTAATTATCAGAGCCCATGAATGTGTAATGGATGGATTCGAAAGATTTGCACAGGGGCAGTTGATTACGCTTTTCTCGGCCACAAATTACTGCG GAACCGCGAACAATGCGGGAGCTATATTGGTGGTTGGCAGAGGACTGGTGATTGTTCCCAAGCTGATTCATCCTCTTCCACCTCCCATCTTATCTCCAGAGAATTCTCCTGAACATTCTGGAGACGATGCTTGGATGCAG GAGCTAAATATCCAGAGACCGCCTACTCCAACACGAGGGAGGCCACAACCGGACTTTGACAGAAGCTCGCTTGCATACATCTAA